In the genome of Aspergillus flavus chromosome 8, complete sequence, one region contains:
- a CDS encoding multidrug resistance-associated protein → MTLDTGQGPAIESIEKNQHEQQQQGKQPSYFQWFKLNPLRSSKTPPVPQERQVSREYGANFASLITFQWVNPIVKLGYKREMEIQDIWTVNPTRSVSILSKKLDEAFAGRLERGGKRPLAWALYDTLKIELCIGIICQILSMCLLVLAPFVVRRLIEFAMDAYTSQHNNLPGPSLGKGMGLVIGLVTMQLVQSLSSNQAFYQSLIAGGELKAVLTPNLFSKAMRLSGHARAGNGTGYSDGRITTLMAVDLSRLEKGCASLHILCATPIALIVALVTLLVNIGYSALAGYAFLVAITCLLTFAVRSIIVRRRAINTITDKRVSLTQEILQNVRFIKFFAWENSFLERLRVTRKLEIDSLRRFLATRHSITVSFTSMANFASLLSFMTYVLSGHTLSSDRIFASLAVFNAIRLPLSMMNVVVTSTTDAVTSLNRLQEFLLAEEREDFITWDRNMENAFEFKKASFTWESVPDIEAETPGVDSVPVSASAPPVSSWDGATKPASESKDNRPFRLMDIDFQAAPGELIAVIGTIGSGKSSLLGALAGEMRLTAGSVRMRTAPAFCPQYAWIQNTTIRNNILFGQEYDDARYDQVIDACALRADLATFADGDQTEIGERGITLSGGQRQRLNIARAIYSNCDIILLDDPLSAVDANVGLHIMKQAICGLLRDRCRILATHQLHILAHCDRIIVMEAGRVVDIGTFDHLVQRNEVLQSLVSVNHQEKEETPSSPSIADAVQVEKACPESKLKNRNAAPLMKDEERARHARRRDIWRAYAVSSGSMANIFIVFALAILSAGGAILGGLWLSFWASNKFPQLSLGQYLGIYAGITAGQAAILYLFSVCVTAFAANASKVMLEDAMYRLLRAPTSFFDTTPLGRIINRFSKDVQVLDSELGEALRLFLYLFLMVVAIMILVIVYFHYFAIAVGPLVAIVILITIYHRASAQSLKRHEAVLRSVVFARFNEAITGIACIRAYNMEVYFRQNIGQAIDSSNAAYFLIFANQRWLSVRLDLVCNTLLLVTGVLVVTSRFNVSPSISGLILSYMLSISQTLQFSIRQYTELEQHINSAERLHHYGTSLEEEEEKTAPLHRVEVSSTWPAQGQITFQNVQMRYREGLPLVLKGLTMSIQSGERIGVVGRTGAGKSSIVSALFRLTELSGGNIWIDGVNIASIALHDLRPRLAIIPQDPTLFRGTIRSNLDPFNEYTDLELWSALRKAHLVDPPLESPSDGDKDARQVVNEQAAGPSQLHLDTRVDEAGLNLSLGQRQLMALARAIVRDSKIIICDEATSSLDYQTDQKVQETIAGMHGKTLFCIAHRPRTIIHYDRICVMDKGCIAELDTPVRLWEQQGIFWEMCNQSGITREELERGPVGL, encoded by the exons ATGACCCTCGATACTGGACAAGGACCGGCGATCGAGTCGATTGAGAAGAATCAACAcgaacaacagcaacagggAAAACAGCCATCGTACTTCCAGTGGTTTAAGTTGAATCCATTACGATCCAGTAAAACCCCTCCAGTGCCACAGGAAAGGCAGGTATCTCGAGAATATGGCGCCAATTTTGCAAGTCTTATAACCTTTCAATGGGTCAACCCCATCGTCAAG CTCGGTTACAAGCGGGAGATGGAGATCCAGGATATTTGGACGGTAAATCCAACTCGATCCGTAAGTATCCTATCAAAAAAGCTGGATGAAGCCTTCGCCGGGCGGCTTGAACGTGGAGGAAAGAGGCCATTAGCTTGGGCTTTATATGACACATTAAAAATAGAACTCTGCATTGGGATAATATGCCAGATTCTTAGTATGTGTTTGTTGGTGCTGGCGCCCTTTGTTGTTCGACGCTTAATCGAGTTTGCGATGGACGCCTATACCTCCCAACACAACAATCTACCGGGGCCGAGCCTGGGCAAGGGCATGGGCTTGGTTATCGGCCTTGTTACCATGCAATTGGTACAAAGCCTATCTAGTAATCAGGCATTCTATCAATCTTTGATCGCTGGCGGCGAGCTCAAGGCAGTCCTCACTCCTAATTTGTTTTCCAAAGCGATGAGATTATCTGGTCATGCTAGAGCCGGCAATGGGACAGGCTACAGCGATGGACGGATAACCACGTTGATGGCGGTAGATCTGAGCCGTCTCGAGAAAGGCTGTGCTTCGCTCCATATACTTTGTGCCACCCCAATTGCCTTGATCGTTGCTCTAGTGACCTTGTTGGTTAATATAGGCTACAGCGCCTTGGCCGGATATGCTTTCCTTGTTGCTATAACATGCTTGCTCACTTTTGCTGTTCGGTCCATCATCGTTCGCCGCAGGGCGATAAATACTATCACAGACAAGCGGGTCAGCCTGACACAAGAGATATTACAGAATGTGAGGTTTATCAAGTTCTTTGCGTGGGAGAACAGTTTCCTAGAGCGACTTCGAGTGACGCGAAAACTCGAGATCGACTCACTTCGGCGGTTTCTGGCAACGCGGCACTCTATTACTGTTTCCTTTACTAGCATGGCAAACTTCGCCTCGTTGCTTTCCTTCATGACATACGTGCTGAGCGGTCATACACTGTCATCCGATCGTATCTTTGCCTCCCTTGCGGTTTTCAACGCGATTCGATTGCCGCTCAGCATGATGAATGTTGTCGTGACGTCTACGACCGACGCTGTGACATCCCTTAATCGACTCCAGGAGTTTCTCCTAGcagaggaaagggaagacTTTATTACATGGGATAGGAACATGGAAAACGCATTTGAGTTTAAAAAAGCGTCATTCACCTGGGAGAGTGTACCAGACATAGAGGCCGAGACACCAGGAGTGGATTCCGTTCCCGTATCGGCCTCTGCACCCCCAGTGTCATCCTGGGATGGCGCCACTAAGCCTGCTAGTGAGAGCAAGGATAACAGACCATTCCGGCTCATGGACATTGACTTTCAGGCTGCTCCGGGGGAGCTTATCGCTGTGATAGGGACCATCGGCAGTGGCAAGAGTTCCTTGCTAGGAGCTTTAGCAGGTGAAATGCGCCTAACGGCAGGTTCAGTACGTATGCGTACTGCCCCAGCATTTTGTCCCCAGTACGCCTGGATCCAGAATACTACTATTCGAAACAATATATTATTTGGCCAAGAATACGATGACGCCCGGTATGACCAGGTAATCGACGCTTGTGCTCTCCGAGCGGACCTGGCCACGTTTGCAGATGGAGACCAGACAGAGATAGGAGAACGAGGTATCACACTATCTGGAGGCCAAAGGCAGCGTCTCAATATTGCCCGAGCCATTTACTCTAACTGCGATATTATCCTATTGGACGATCCGCTATCCGCAGTGGATGCAAATGTTGGGCTCCATATTATGAAACAGGCGATATGTGGTCTACTCAGAGATCGGTGTAGGATACTGGCAACACATCAACTACACATCCTTGCTCATTGTGATCGAATTATCGTGATGGAGGCCGGTCGGGTCGTTGATATTGGTACATTCGATCATTTAGTTCAGAGGAATGAAGTACTCCAGAGTCTCGTATCAGTCAACCatcaggagaaggaagaaacacCAAGCTCTCCTAGCATCGCTGATGCAGTCCAAGTAGAGAAAGCCTGCCCTGAATCGAAGcttaaaaatagaaatgcTGCGCCATTgatgaaggatgaggagagaGCGCGGCatgcaagaagaagagacatcTGGAGGGCATATGCCGTATCCTCCGGTTCCATGGCTAATATTTTCATCGTGTTCGCCCTAGCCATCCTGTCTGCTGGAGGAGCGATTTTGGGCGGGTTGTGGCTGTCGTTTTGGGCATCTAACAAGTTTCCACAACTGAGTCTTGGCCAATACCTGGGTATATATGCAGGTATAACAGCTGGTCAAGCCGCTATCCTCTATCTGTTTTCGGTGTGCGTGACAGCCTTTGCGGCCAATGCTAGTAAAGTGATGCTCGAAGATGCGATGTACCGTCTTCTGCGGGCACCAACCTCATTCTTTGACACGACACCGCTAGGGCGCATCATCAATCGGTTCTCAAAAGACGTGCAGGTACTGGATAGTGAGTTGGGTGAGGCACTACGGCTGTTTCtatatctcttcctcatgGTTGTTGCTATCATGATACTTGTCATTGTGTACTTCCACTAT TTCGCTATTGCGGTGGGACCATTAGTAGCCATTGTCATTCTTATTACAATATACCACCGGGCCTCTGCTCAAAGCCTGAAGCGACATGAAGCTGTTCTCCGTTCAGTCGTGTTTGCGAGATTCAATGAGGCCATCACGGGTATTGCATGTATCAGAGCGTACAATATGGAGGTCTATTTCCGACAAAATATCGGTCAGGCAATCGATTCTTCGAACGCTGCCTACTTTCTCATATTTGCCAACCAGAGGTGGCTTTCGGTTCGTCTAGATCTTGTCTGCAATACATTACTTCTTGTCACTGGGGTTCTCGTCGTCACATCTCGTTTCAATGTTTCACCCAGCATATCTGGCCTAATCCTTTCCTATATGCTTAGCATTTCACAGACTCTACAGTTCTCTATTCGTCAGTATACGGAGCTTGAACAGCACATAAACTCTGCCGAACGACTCCATCACTATGGCACCTccctggaggaggaggaggagaaaacGGCCCCTCTACACCGGGTGGAGGTTTCAAGCACCTGGCCAGCACAAGGCCAAATTACCTTTCAGAATGTACAGATGCGTTACCGTGAGGGGTTGCCTCTGGTGCTCAAGGGCCTCACAATGTCCATCCAAAGTGGGGAGCGCATCGGTGTGGTAGGGAGAACGGGGGCAGGAAAATCAAGTATTGTATCGGCTCTCTTCCGTTTGACTGAGCTCTCAGGAGGCAATATCTGGATCGATGGTGTGAATATAGCCAGTATTGCGTTGCATGATCTACGACCCCGACTGGCTATAATTCCACAGGACCCTACACTCTTTCGGGGTACCATTCGGTCCAACCTAGACCCGTTCAACGAGTATACAGATTTAGAGCTCTGGTCAGCACTCCGGAAGGCGCATTTAGTGGACCCGCCGCTAGAGTCACCGTCCGATGGTGACAAAGATGCACGCCAGGTAGTCAATGAGCAAGCGGCAGGTCCAAGCCAATTGCATCTCGACACCCGAGTGGATGAAGCAGGGCTGAATCTGTCTCTCGGTCAACGTCAGCTAATGGCTCTAGCCCGGGCTATTGTGCGGGATTCTAAGATTATCATCTGCGATGAAGCAACCTCTTCCCTTGACTACCAGACCGATCAGAAGGTCCAGGAAACTATTGCTGGGATGCATGGTAAAACACTATTTTGCATTGCCCACCGGCCACGGACGATTATTCACTATGACCGTATCTGTGTCATGGATAAAGGATGCATCGCCGAGTTAGACACGCCTGTGCGTCTCTGGGAGCAACAGGGTATCTTCTGGGAAATGTGCAATCAAAGTGGCATAACACGTGAGGAGCTAGAGAGAGGACCGGTTGGCTTGTAG
- a CDS encoding acyl-CoA N-acyltransferase, translated as MISFTMGPTEPDILELPFTDAARGLRYRLSTSDDQASMRTIDSSFVTDRVFQLQSRISNLELEDIGFGLDIKAVQLDTPLHKSFPDDEDSDGDDESPDCFTVVVEDTNTLSTMDSPTIDPNTTGNNNKVVAFISAKFSSWNARLIITDIEISPLYRRQGIGRNLIRFAEALGSARWPVRHVWLEVSNVNYPAIQSYLKMGFEIAGLDVSLYVGTQAEGEFAIFMWKDVSGSAEAVS; from the coding sequence ATGATAAGCTTTACTATGGGGCCTACTGAGCCAGATATCCTCGAACTACCCTTCACAGATGCCGCAAGGGGTCTCAGGTACCGCCTCTCGACCTCGGATGACCAAGCGTCCATGCGCACGATAGACAGTTCCTTCGTGACAGATCGGGTTTTCCAGCTTCAATCCCGCATATCCAACTTAGAACTCGAAGATATAGGCTTCGGGTTGGACATCAAGGCAGTTCAGTTAGACACTCCCTTGCACAAATCCTTcccagatgatgaggacTCGGATGGGGACGACGAGTCACCGGATTGCTTCACAGTGGTAGTCGAGGATACCAATACGCTATCTACTATGGATTCACCGACAATAGATCCTAATACCACCGggaataataataaagtcgTCGCATTTATATCTGCCAAGTTCTCCAGCTGGAACGCTCGATTGATCATCACTGATATCGAGATCAGCCCATTGTACCGACGCCAAGGAATCGGACGGAATCTAATCCGCTTCGCGGAAGCGCTTGGCTCTGCTAGATGGCCAGTCCGCCATGTCTGGTTGGAAGTATCGAATGTTAACTATCCTGCTATCCAGAGCTATCTGAAGATGGGGTTCGAGATAGCTGGCCTGGACGTCTCGTTGTACGTTGGTACCCAGGCAGAGGGAGAATTTGCGATTTTCATGTGGAAGGACGTATCAGGATCAGCAGAGGCAGTATCATAG
- a CDS encoding hemolysin-III related protein, which produces MSTKKDPTNQPKVKARIFDNKYILSGYRPAKAGYLGMFTSLTFLHNESCNVYTHLIGALLLPLVATTLLRYLAEPQFLNVSSMDYAMFGLYFCCAEICLVLSALYHLMQPHSHHLEQFWHGMDLLGIVIVAMGTFASGIYYGFFCEASLQKLHWAIVLTTGTVTGVLISNPLLRTPRWRKAKVGAFVIFSASSFIPLLHGVQRYGLEYMLQYSGIKWYLLDLTFYGTGVSLYAFRIPERLASGRFDIWGSSHQIFHVVILCAMYAHLTALLQGFTTCHTLDICRLRGIY; this is translated from the exons ATGAGCACAAAGAAGGACCCCACAAACCAGCCAAAGGTCAAAGCCCGAATC TTCGACAACAAGTATATCCTAAGTGGCTATCGACCAGCGAAAGCAGGCTATCTGGGGATGTTTACCAGCCTGACCTTTCTGCACAACGAGTCTTGCAATGTGTACACTCATCTGATCGGAGCTCTGCTCCTACCACTCGTCGCAACTACGTTGTTGCGGTACCTGGCAGAGCCTCAATTTCTCAATGTCTCGTCTATGGACTACGCTATGTTTGGACTCTACTTCTGCTGTGCGGAGATCTGTTTGGTCCTGAGCGCACTTTACCATCTGATGCAACCCCACTCGCATCATTTAGAACAGTTCTGGCATGGAATGGATCTACTTGGTATTGTCATTGTGGCAATGGGCACATTCGCTTCCGGCATCTATTATGGATTCTTTTGTGAAGCGAGCCTGCAAAAGTTGCACTGGGCTATT GTCTTAACCACAGGTACTGTCACGGGTGTTCTAATCTCAAACCCCTTGCTCAGAACGCCGCGCTGGCGAAAGGCGAAGGTGGGCGCCTTCGTTATTTTTAGCGCTTCATCTTTTATACCCCTGCTACATGGAGTCCAGCGATACGGGCTTGAATATATGCTCCAATACTCGGGAATAAAATGGTATCTGCTCGACCTTACTTTCTATGGTACCGGAGTCAGTCTATACGCG TTCCGAATTCCGGAGCGTTTGGCATCGGGTAGGTTTGATATTTGGGGAAGCTCGCACCAGATCTTTCATGTCGTGATCTTATGCGCAATGTACGCACACCTGACCGCTCTGCTGCAGGGTTTCACAACATGTCATACACTGGATATTTGTCGGCTTCGGGGTATCTATTGA
- a CDS encoding heterokaryon incompatibility protein-domain-containing protein yields the protein MPAYTYRPLSEPTIIRILQVLPQSKETDRVECCLAEYSLADTGKAHHYEALSYVWGNQDDPESILVDGDDFQVGRNLHTALLHIRDDQIVRHLWVDAICINQNNEDEKARQIPLMRDIYGHAHRVIVWLGNVADNSDLVFETIRLAGERALAGNTCPQEVTPESEFHQAACLELLNRDWFRRIWVLQEVGVARDISIMCGAAEIHGYIFCLGLRRLKLDLDGQVYSALSLMSGAIARPRYTPSTRGELSMAELVDMYHTRAATQLHDKIYALLGLTCDDRKAAALIPDYTAPWDKVLQRFVTYVLPSSFRVQTLPDPESVFLTGKGYTIGQISSIEGYTSSVRQSFTITFVYTSCAAHFKEKWGSRWVIGPSAKPVRQGDVLILLEGASKPSVIRLYEGYPVIIVLAVTSQQTEDTHQHISDDGTRLQPTRARHIIPRWRGESPQTEITMSLETGSRDISLIWSWKSCISIVGKGGEYECPLQSILFQAPVERKDDIRSIVEDLVVERIAKTDWEAVNLILDQVGITLPVTAKVLCAAATSTEESHFTYMIKAWGENGLPISSQVLEAAARNFYLTGLQLMQHHRRDMTQYTTDRVLQAALTNPSDFAYYMVRILCGESGENVPITEDVLKAAAARSRGPARDIMLFLCKHGGENLPITEDVLKVAVSHASPANLAMVIILCEYAGGNPPITEDVLKVASGLDFFGGAAILIALCELAGGDPPITEDVLKAVAERTERNGDIFMKILFHYGNENLRITEAVLCEVVGNASPSAPRLMQWLCQSSGKHLPITEAVVWRALTNKGGGRRSRRSTLFDRKVFDPYYGKRTMIEFLCHYGRADVPITDEMIAYEIDDDPLTSHILRDHARKIRSGSWGVREAVRKFRDPGKVFCQMVRSAKESLGVNKDKRIYEKNIVWIQESLRDVGAETKFKSRRWLELK from the exons ATGCCTGCATACACTTATCGTCCACTTTCGGAGCCTACCATTATTCGCATACTTCAGGTACTGCCTCAAAGTAAAGAAACCGACCGAGTGGAATGTTGCCTAGCTGAATACTCCCTGGCAGACACGGGGAAAGCACACCACTATGAGGCGTTGTCCTATGTCTGGGGTAACCAAGATGATCCTGAGTCGATCCTTGTCGACGGGGATGACTTTCAAGTTGGGCGAAACCTTCATACTGCATTACTTCATATTCGAGACGACCAGATTGTTCGACATCTATGGGTTGATGCAATATGTATCAATCAAAACAATGAAGATGAAAAAGCCCGACAAATCCCTCTGATGCGGGATATCTATGGACATGCTCACCGAGTCATTGTCTGGCTTGGCAATGTAGCAGACAATAGCGATCTTGTCTTTGAGACTATTCGCCTCGCCGGAGAACGGGCCCTTGCAGGAAACACGTGTCCACAAGAGGTCACTCCGGAGTCTGAATTTCACCAAGCAGCATGTTTAGAATTGCTTAATCGAGATTGGTTTCGACGTATTTGG GTGCTCCAGGAGGTTGGGGTCGCACGAGATATCTCTATCATGTGTGGAGCTGCGGAGATCCATGGGTACATTTTTTGCTTAGGCCTGAGAAGGTTGAAGTTGGATTTAGACGGCCAAGTCTATTCTGCACTCAGCCTTATGAGTGGAGCGATTGCACGTCCTAGATATACACCTAGTACCCGAGGAGAGCTGTCTATGGCCGAGCTTGTCGACATGTACCATACTCGTGCGGCTACCCAGTTACATGATAAAATATATGCTTTGCTCGGTTTGACGTGTGATGACCGAAAAGCAGCGGCTCTTATTCCAGACTACACTGCACCTTGGGATAAGGTCCTCCAACGATTCGTTACGTACGTTCTTCCATCGTCATTCCGTGTACAGACTTTACCAGACCCCGAAAGTGTATTCTTAACGGGCAAAGGGTACACCATCGGCCAAATAAGCTCAATTGAGGGTTACACCTCGTCTGTGAGGCAATCATTCACTATTACTTTTGTTTACACTTCTTGCGCTGCCCATTTCAAGGAGAAGTGGGGTTCTCGATGGGTAATTGGACCATCGGCAAAGCCTGTTCGGCAGGGTGACGTTCTTATCCTTCTAGAGGGCGCTTCGAAGCCAAGTGTCATAAGGCTCTACGAAGGCTATCCTGTCATCATTGTACTTGCAGTGACTTCACAGCAGACAGAAGATACACATCAGCATATCTCTGATGATGGAACCAGGTTGCAACCCACGAGAGCGCGTCATATCATTCCCAGGTGGCGAGGGGAGAGCCCTCAAACGGAAATCACCATGTCGCTAGAGACGGGGTCCCGTGATATTTCGCTGATTTGGAGCTGGAAATCATGTATTTCAATTGTGGGGAAGGGGGGTGAATATGAGTGCCCCTTGCAATCCATTTTATTCCAAGCCCCAGTCGAACGCAAGGATGATATACGCAGCATTGTGGAAGATCTTGTCGTGGAAAGAATTGCAAAGACGGACTGGGAAGCAGTAAACCTTATTCTTGATCAGGTCGGGATCACACTACCAGTCACAGCCAAGGTACTTTGTGCTGCTGCTACCAGTACGGAAGAGTCCCATTTTACTTACATGATCAAAGCCTGGGGAGAAAACGGCCTGCCTATCAGCTCGCAAGTACTCGAGGCTGCGGCAAGAAACTTTTATCTGACTGGGCTTCAGCTCATGCAGCACCACCGTAGAGATATGACTCAATATACCACTGACAGGGTACTCCAGGCAGCATTGACGAATCCCTCCGACTTTGCATACTATATGGTTAGGATCCTTTGTGGGGAGAGCGGCGAAAATGTACCTATTACGGAAGATGTACTcaaagctgctgctgcaagATCGCGAGGTCCCGCACGGGACATTATGCTGTTCCTCTGTAAACATGGTGGTGAAAACCTACCTATCACGGAAGATGTACTGAAGGTTGCGGTGAGTCATGCATCACCTGCGAACCTTGCCATGGTGATTATCCTTTGCGAATATGCTGGCGGAAACCCGCCTATCACCGAGGATGTACTTAAGGTTGCTTCAGGCCTTGACTTCTTTGGAGGCGCTGCGATTTTGATTGCCCTTTGTGAACTTGCGGGCGGGGACCCACCTATCACTGAAGATGTACTGAAAGCCGTTGCAGAACGAACGGAGAGGAATGGAGATATTTTTATGAAGATTCTTTTCCATTATGGGAACGAAAATCTGCGTATTACTGAGGCTGTTCTCTGCGAAGTTGTGGGGAATGCCAGCCCATCTGCACCTAGACTCATGCAGTGGCTTTGCCAAAGTTCTGGGAAGCATCTGCCTATCACTGAGGCTGTTGTTTGGAGGGCTTTGACTAacaaaggaggaggaaggaggtccCGAAGGTCAACATTGTTCGACAGAAAGGTCTTTGATCCATACTATGGGAAACGCACGATGATAGAGTTTCTCTGTCATTATGGCCGAGCCGACGTACCTATTACTGACGAGATGATCGCGTATGAAATTGATGATGATCCGTTGACCAGCCACATCCTCAGAGACCATGCACGTAAGATCCGATCAGGCTCTTGGGGTGTCCGCGAAGCAGTTCGAAAATTCCGTGACCCTGGAAAGGTCTTTTGTCAGATGGTAAGATCCGCGAAAGAGAGCCTCGGAGTAAACAAAGATAAGCGGATATATGAAAAGAATATTGTCTGGATCCAGGAGTCCCTCCGTGACGTGGGAGCAGAGACAAAATTCAAGTCTAGAAGATGGTTGGAGCTGAAATAG
- a CDS encoding diacylglycerol pyrophosphate phosphatase, which yields MSFATDNQHSSVSGSNRTSKLTISSYILDWIVVLVLAAVGGILYKITGNQHAFSLDDPNISYPLYSDTFSITVVGILALAVPAVIIMVLSLLIPTSTITASGHGTRGLSPTKSRLWEWHTGWLGLCLSLAGAFFVVSGLKDIVGKPRPDFLARCNPDLSNISAHLAGGLGLRREGAAVLVRASICQNTDAAVIKDGFAAFPSGHSSFAWAGLLYLSLWLCAKFAIIPPSHRTGHSALTRNGPSAYPLTSRPAAPPLYLLLIATIPVGLALCICATRYSDYMHAGWDIMSATIIGILFACLSFRWYHTFPSTRLISPTEDGGGWAFPPRSRSHALWVAYGSRGYAENDNISGYEDLELGPVGH from the exons ATGTCATTCGCTACGGATAATCAACATAGCAGTGTTTCGGGCTCTAACCGCACGTCGAAGCTTACGATATCTTCGTACATTCTTGACTGGATAGTTGTTCT CGTGCTGGCAGCAGTAGGAGGCATATTGTACAAGATAACCGGGAATCAACATGCATTCTCCCTAGACGATCCAAACATATCTTATCCTTTATATTCGGATACATTCTCCATCACCGTGGTTGGAATCCTTGCATTAGCCGTCCCGGCTGTCATAATAATGGTTCTCAGCCTCCTAATCCCGACCTCGACAATCACCGCATCAGGCCATGGAACGCGTGGATTAAGCCCCACGAAAAGCCGCCTTTGGGAATGGCATACCGGTTGGCTCGGTCTGTGCCTCAGTCTTGCTGGTGCCTTTTTCGTGGTCTCAGGACTGAAAGATATCGTCGGAAAGCCTCGACCTGATTTCCTAGCCCGATGCAACCCCGACCTTTCCAACATCTCCGCCCACTTGGCCGGCGGCTTAGGTCTGAGACGCGAAGGAGCCGCAGTTCTAGTCCGCGCCAGTATCTGTCAGAACACAGACGCTGCTGTTATCAAAGATGGATTTGCAGCCTTCCCATCGGGACACTCCTCCTTCGCCTGGGCAGGCCTTCTCTATCTCTCACTCTGGCTCTGCGCTAAATTTGCAATCATCCCTCCGTCCCATCGTACCGGACACTCCGCACTTACCAGGAACGGACCCTCAGCATACCCACTAACTTCACGGCCAGCCGCGCCGCCTCTATATCTCCTTTTGATTGCCACCATTCCTGTTGGTCTTGCCCTTTGCATCTGTGCGACCCGCTACTCAGACTACATGCATGCCGGGTGGGACATCATGAGCGCCACTATAATTGGAATCTTGTTCGCGTGTCTCAGCTTCCGGTGGTACCATACCTTCCCATCAACGAGGCTTATAAGTCCTACCGAAGACGGTGGAGGGTGGGCATTCCCACCACGGTCCAGATCGCACGCTCTTTGGGTGGCGTATGGCAGTCGAGGATATGCCGAAAATGACAATATCAGTGGATATGAAGATTTGGAACTGGGGCCTGTGGGACACTGA
- a CDS encoding Ca2+ regulator and membrane fusion protein Fig1-domain-containing protein, which produces MGIRSSLTRFVPFIAYHHILMGVCTVAIILLSVLLAGCTSSNGMNNIYLVSLKYRNASTSTPSDPSLINPSIAEKVYNLSQPRNTTIQEVRAGYMGLCLTRSDGAQFCSSNAAALASMVKDQGLQGSNDTADPLNLIWIAKNFKETIVFDGLIFIAVAVAFICFLALATFPGWHEEVDEDGSEREVKPFPSRRVSQAALGMSTLGFIFALISILWQHINSSAAGTMSESLTYGAIESHVGTAAMVLGWAAVVCLGVVALALLVMIMSISLLRQLTEE; this is translated from the exons ATGGGGATTCGAAGCAGCCTCACCA GATTTGTCCCTTTCATCGCGTACCACCATATTCTGATGGGTGTCTGTACGGTTGCAATTATCCTCTTAT CTGTCCTCCTCGCGGGATGCACATCCTCCAACGGCATGAATAATATCTATCTAGTCTCCCTCAAGTATAGAAATGCTAGTACATCGACCCCTAGCGACCCCTCACTCATTAATCCCAGCATTGCTGAAAAGGTCTACAATTTATCGCAACCACGCAATACTACGATTCAAGAAGTGCGGGCTGGGTACATGGGTCTCTGCTTGACTCGGAGTGACGGCGCGCAATTCTGTTCTAGTAATGCGGCAGCTTTGGCTAGTATGGTCAAGGATCAGGGATTGCAGGGTAGTAATGATACTGCCGATCCACTGAATTTGATTTGGATTGCGAAGAATTTCAAGGAGACGATTGTGTTTGACGGGTTGAT ATTCATCGCCGTCGCCGTGGCATTCATTTGTTTCCTCGCATTAGCCACATTCCCAGGCTGGCACGAGGAAGTCGACGAGGACGGCTCCGAGCGCGAAGTCAAGCCCTTCCCCTCACGGCGAGTCTCGCAGGCTGCACTAGGTATGAGTACATTGGGATTCATATTCGCCTTGATCTCAATCCTCTGGCAGCACATCAACAGCAGTGCTGCAGGAACCATGTCGGAGAGTCTTACGTATGGGGCCATCGAGAGCCATGTTGGGACGGCGGCAATGGTTCTCGGGTGGGCTGCCGTAGTCTGTCTTGGGGTTGTTGCTCTGGCATTGCTGGTTATGATTATGAGTATTAGTCTTCTCCGTCAATTGACGGAGGAGTAG